Proteins encoded within one genomic window of Halobacteroides halobius DSM 5150:
- a CDS encoding undecaprenyl diphosphate synthase family protein — translation MRIPRHIGVIPDGNRRWAQKHNLNKEEGYTYGLGPGLELFKLCQKEGVEELTFYGFTMDNTKRPAVQTKAFSKTCVEAVKMISREDASILVVGNTETPMFPKELIPYTKERKKCGTGGLKVNFLINYGWHWDLSNLNQNESRSKKGIISSLKSQNVSRINLIIRWGERRRLSGFLPAQSVYSDFYVVDSYWPDFKKEDFYDALRWYAKQDVTLGG, via the coding sequence ATGAGAATTCCACGACATATTGGAGTTATACCTGATGGTAACAGAAGATGGGCCCAAAAACATAATTTAAATAAAGAAGAAGGATATACTTATGGCCTTGGCCCAGGGTTAGAACTATTTAAGTTATGTCAAAAAGAAGGGGTTGAAGAATTAACCTTTTATGGCTTTACTATGGATAATACTAAGCGTCCTGCTGTACAAACAAAAGCTTTTTCAAAAACATGTGTAGAAGCAGTTAAAATGATTTCTAGAGAAGATGCTTCAATTTTAGTAGTTGGTAATACAGAAACTCCTATGTTTCCTAAAGAACTAATCCCTTATACTAAAGAAAGAAAAAAATGTGGTACAGGAGGACTTAAAGTTAATTTCTTAATTAATTATGGCTGGCATTGGGATTTAAGTAATTTAAATCAAAATGAGAGCAGATCAAAAAAAGGTATTATATCTTCTTTAAAATCACAAAATGTATCTAGAATTAATTTGATAATTCGTTGGGGAGAAAGAAGAAGATTAAGTGGTTTTTTGCCCGCTCAATCAGTCTATTCAGATTTTTACGTTGTAGATAGTTATTGGCCAGACTTTAAAAAAGAAGATTTTTATGATGCTCTAAGATGGTATGCTAAACAAGATGTTACTTTAGGAGGCTAA
- the thiS gene encoding sulfur carrier protein ThiS, whose translation MKVILNGAEEKLEEEIALLDFLTTKELELERLVIEYNQEVIQQEEWANVTLKNGDQLEILRFVGGG comes from the coding sequence ATGAAAGTAATCTTAAATGGAGCAGAAGAAAAGTTAGAAGAAGAAATTGCTTTGCTTGATTTTTTAACTACTAAAGAATTAGAGTTAGAAAGACTAGTAATAGAGTATAACCAAGAGGTTATACAACAAGAGGAATGGGCCAATGTCACTTTAAAAAATGGCGACCAATTAGAAATACTAAGATTTGTAGGAGGCGGATGA
- a CDS encoding thiazole synthase: MTNKLIIGDKSLDNRLFTGTGKFSNQEVIPKTIKATDSQVVTMALRRVNFDTPQKNVINYIPDECTLLPNTSGARNAEEAVRIAKIAQAAGCGNWIKIEVISDNKYLLPDNQETIKATKMLAKEGFVVLPYVSPDLMVAKKLEEAGAAAVMPLGAPIGSNRGLKTKELIRILIDEINLPIIVDAGIGKPSQAAEAMEMGADAVLVNTAIATADDPVAMGQAFNQAVKAGRQAYLAGTGRTNDKAQASSPLTGFLGD, encoded by the coding sequence ATGACCAATAAATTGATTATAGGTGATAAAAGTTTAGATAATAGGTTGTTTACTGGCACAGGCAAGTTTTCTAACCAAGAAGTAATTCCTAAAACGATCAAAGCAACAGATTCTCAAGTAGTGACTATGGCTTTAAGAAGAGTCAATTTTGATACACCACAGAAAAATGTAATTAATTATATTCCTGATGAGTGTACTTTATTACCTAACACTTCTGGAGCTAGAAATGCTGAGGAAGCAGTTAGAATAGCGAAAATTGCTCAAGCAGCTGGATGTGGAAACTGGATTAAAATAGAAGTAATATCTGACAATAAGTATCTATTGCCAGATAATCAAGAAACAATAAAAGCTACAAAAATGCTTGCTAAAGAAGGTTTTGTGGTGCTACCTTATGTAAGTCCTGACCTTATGGTAGCTAAGAAGTTAGAAGAAGCTGGTGCAGCAGCAGTAATGCCTCTGGGAGCACCGATTGGTTCTAATAGAGGCCTTAAAACTAAAGAGTTAATTAGAATTTTAATTGATGAAATCAATTTACCAATTATTGTTGATGCAGGAATTGGTAAACCATCACAAGCAGCTGAAGCTATGGAAATGGGAGCTGATGCTGTACTTGTAAATACTGCTATTGCTACTGCAGATGATCCTGTTGCTATGGGCCAAGCTTTTAATCAAGCTGTAAAAGCAGGTAGACAAGCATATCTAGCAGGAACAGGAAGAACAAATGATAAAGCCCAAGCTTCATCACCACTAACAGGCTTTTTGGGGGACTAG